In Alosa alosa isolate M-15738 ecotype Scorff River chromosome 23, AALO_Geno_1.1, whole genome shotgun sequence, a single window of DNA contains:
- the gas6 gene encoding growth arrest-specific protein 6, whose amino-acid sequence MPLTVVELLSSWLILLQFVSWTSELKLSSEEANQFLWRHRRAYQVFEETKQGHLERECVEERCSKEEAREVFENDPETDYFYPKYLACVEKFGDSEKKKQDLITCVHNIPDQCSPSPCYPRGTVRCEDKKGEFLCHCFTGWTGPKCDKDVDECGEKNGGCDHLCKNTQGSYHCSCHQGYALVGHRNCVDIDECVTSPEVCGTAQCSNLIGDYECLCEEGHIYDNKTKSCLDVDECESQLCEEDCVNTPGGFRCFCDGRQGKKLSHDLRTCEPLEPCVPLDLKRNARSLYLGRMFSGSPVVRLRFRRRVQTGFTAEFDLRTFDPEGVIFFAGGHLNSSWIVLAIHHGKLELQLKYGAVSRITSSGPEVNDGEWHKISVEEQGRSLVIKIDREAVMKIAVNGDLFTLKKGLHELNLTVGGIPFKQDGLISKVNTRLDGCMREWRWLTGEDSSIQETVLNNEHMQCFSKVERGAFYNGSGFAFFNHSHGDPQTLNVQLNIRAASSLGVLFALIHQDDVSFSISLSNYHPAKKEWREHVLVSMGDVVVASAAVPLCGLGAHLVNVTVSGNLTLLEVDGQPGQSESSEGKDLDLAAPYGTFIGGLPDVSVVSTPVSAFYTGCMEVTVNGNLLDLDGALHKHNDILSKSCPLVGIP is encoded by the exons ATGCCGCTGACCGTGGTGGAGTTGTTGAGCTCGTGGCTAATCCTGCTACAGTTTGTCTCTTGGACATCGGAAC TAAAACTATCTTCGGAAGAAGCAAACCAGTTCTTATGGAGACACAGGCGGGCATACCAAGTTTTTGAGGAGACGAAACAAGGACATTTGGAGAGAGAGTGCGTCGAGGAGAGATGCAGCAAGGAGGAGGCGAGAGAAGTGTTTGAAAATGACCCCGAGACG GACTACTTTTACCCCAAGTACTTGG CATGTGTGGAAAAATTTGGGGACTCAGAGAAAAAGAAGCAGGACCTAATTACTTGCGTGCACA ATATCCCTGACCAGTGCTCCCCATCACCCTGCTATCCCAGAGGTACGGTGCGCTGTGAGGACAAAAAGGGCGAGTTCTTGTGTCACTGTTTCACAGGATGGACAGGCCCAAAGTGTGACAAAG ATGTGGATGAGTGCGGTGAGAAGAATGGTGGGTGTGACCACCTTTGCAAAAACACCCAAGGGAGCTACCACTGCTCTTGCCACCAAGGTTATGCTTTGGTTGGACACCGCAATTGTGTTG ATATAGATGAGTGTGTAACGAGCCCTGAGGTATGTGGGACTGCACAGTGCTCTAACCTGATAGGGGACTACGAGTGTCTTTGTGAAGAGGGCCACATTTATGACAACAAAACCAAGAGCTGCTTGG ATGTGGATGAATGTGAATCGCAGTTATGTGAGGAGGACTGTGTGAATACGCCTGGAGGTTTCCGCTGCTTCTGTGATGGACGTCAAGGGAAGAAGTTGTCACATGATCTAAGGACCTGTGAG CCCCTGGAACCTTGTGTGCCTCTGGACCTGAAACGTAATGCACGCTCTTTGTATCTGGGTCGCATGTTCAGTGGGTCACCAGTGGTCAGACTACGCTTTCGCCGGAGGGTTCAAACAGG CTTCACAGCAGAGTTTGACCTAAGGACATTCGACCCGGAAGGTGTTATCTTCTTTGCGGGTGGCCACCTCAATAGCTCCTGGATTGTGCTGGCGATTCACCATGGGAAACTGGAGCTGCAACTAAAATATGGAGCTGTAAGCCGCATCACCAGCAGTGGCCCAGAGGTCAACGATGGCGAATGGCACAAG ATCTCTGTGGAGGAGCAGGGGCGAAGTCTGGTGATAAAGATTGACCGAGAAGCAGTGATGAAGATTGCTGTGAATGGAGACCTCTTCACTCTGAAGAAAGGCCTGCATGAGCTCAACCTCACAGTTGGTGGGATCCCCTTTAAACAAGATGGCCTCATCAGTAAG GTGAACACACGATTAGACGGCTGTATGCGAGAGTGGCGCTGGCTGACCGGAGAGGACTCGTCGATTCAGGAGACGGTGCTCAATAACGAGCACATGCAGTGCTTCTCAAAGGTGGAGCGTGGAGCCTTCTATAATGGCTCTGGATTCGCTTTCTTTAACCACAGCCATG GTGACCCGCAGACTCTGAATGTGCAGTTAAACATTCGTGCAGCCTCATCTCTGGGTGTTCTCTTTGCCCTAATTCACCAAGATGACgtctctttctccatttctctttccAACTATCACCCTGCCAAGAAAGAGTGGCGAGAG CATGTGCTGGTGTCTATGGGAGATGTCGTGGTGGCGAGTGCTGCTGTGCCTCTCTGTGGGTTGGGGGCTCACCTGGTGAATGTAACCGTGTCAGGTAACCTGACACTGCTGGAGGTGGATGGCCAACCAGGTCAAAGTGAGAGCTCGGAGGGCAAGGACCTGGATCTCGCTGCACCCTACGGAACGTTCATTGGAGGCCTGCCAG ATGTGTCGGTGGTGTCCACTCCTGTATCGGCTTTCTACACGGGCTGTATGGAGGTGACCGTGAATGGAAATCTGTTGGACCTGGACGGGGCTCTGCACAAACACAATGATATACTCTCCAAGTCCTGCCCCCTGGTGGGCATACCCTAA